GTTGGGCATTCCCCAATCCGTTCAGGCCAGGGCGCTGCTCGAAGGCGGCCAGAGCCTTTTTCCAGTCTCTGGCCCAGTCCAGACTGACCGACTGCGCGAGGCGCTCCCATTCAGGACTGGCCGTCGCGAGTAAACCCTTCCAGGCCAGTTCAAACGCCTGCTCGCGGCGCTGGGTGGCGGCGTAGCGGCTCAGCAACCAGTGATGCTCGGGGCTAAAGTGGCGAAACGCATGCGGCTGGCCAAGGCGCACCGCCAGAATCTGCTCCAGAACGCTTTCGGCAGCGTGGTGTTCAAACAATCCGAACAGCGGCTCCAGCGGAGACAGCGGGCTGGTCTGGGTGAAGTAATTGAGCAGTTTGCGGCGCTGGGCCAGGTCCGGCTGACCCGTCTGTGGATCGTCTGTCAGAAAATACTCAGCCACCTGGACATCATCACCGTTGCTGAGCAGCAAGGCCTCGCGCTGGGCGGGCGTCTGGCAGGCTTTCGGAATCAACTTGAGCAGCGTCTGGGCCAGCTGTTCCCGCTCATACTGGAACCTGCTGCGGTCATGGGCCTGTTGCAAGTGCCGCAGCAACCCGGCGTGTTCGGTCTGGCTGAGTTCGGCGGCAAAGTCAGCCAGTTCATCACTGCCCACCAGCCCCAGCAGGTTTTTGATATTGAAGATGGCCGCGACAGCCTGACTGCGAACGGGTTCAGCCAGCCTGGCCTCGCCCACCAGACTCAGCACGCCGTCCACCGCGCTCTGAAACAGTTCCTCGAAGGGGTCGCCGTAGGCCTCGGCCCAACCTGTCGTGGCCTGCTCGATCTGCTCGAGCATCTCCAGATAGATCGCCAGCGCCTGCTCCGGCTGCGTTTCCCACAATACGTCCGCCTCGTCCATCACGCCGTCCAGGGCGGTGGTATCCAGCCCCTCGTCGTCATCCCAGTGGTTCTGAGGCTGGCGGCGCTCCAGCTGGAAAAACAGCGAAGTGATGGACACACTCTGACTTCCCTGCGGCGCTCGGCCCGAAGCGAGCCGCTCAGCCAGAACGCGTAAATCGGGCGCAGCGACCAGAAGCTGCTCCACCAGGCCGCGCAGGGCTTCGGCGCTAAGCGGGGCCAGCATCTCGGAGAGCGGCGAGAGGCGCTGAAAGTCTCCAGGCGACTCGCTGAAGCGGGTGAGCAGCGCCGCCACGTGCTTGCAACCGCCCCTGCCGCCTACCGGACAGGAACAGCGCGCTCGGGCGACCCTGTTTTTCTCCAGCGTCGCGCTCGTCCGGTAGTCGTCGGTGCCGTAAGCGTGGCCGCCGAGTTGCCAGCCCACGTCCAGCGGCTCAGCGGTGAGCTGATCCAGATGACGCACATACGAACGGCCCTTCTTGACCTCATTTGCGCCCGACCAGAGCAGCACAACGGCGGCACTCAGGAGCGGCAACTTCTGGGCATCGTCGGTCATCGGTCAGTAGTTTAACGCCGCCGGAGCTGACCCCAGGCAACGTCAAGCGGCCCGCCTCCACACCGGGAGAACGGGCCGCTTGACGTTGGAAGCGCTTAGACTTCCAGCTCTTTTTTCGTGATGAACGGCATCATGTCACGCAGTTCCTTGCCGACGACTTCCAGCTGATGGTCGCGCATCTTGCCGCGCTGCTCATTCATGTACGGAAAACCCGACTCGGCGTCCTTGATGAAGCTCTGGGCGAACTTGCCGCTCTGGATGTCGCCCAGCACCTCTTTCATGGTGGCCTTGGTCTCGCCCGTGATGATGCGCGGCCCGGTCACGTAGTCGCCGTACTCGGCGGTGTTGGAAATGCTGTGGCGCATGCCCTCGAAGCCCTTCTCGTAGATCAGGTCCACAATTAGCTTGACTTCGTGCAGCGTCTCGAAGTAGGCGATTTCCGGCTGGTATCCGGCTTCCACCAATGTTTCGAAGCCCGCCTGGATCAGGTGGGTGACGCCGCCGCACAGCACGCTCTGCTCGCCGAAGAGGTCCGTTTCGGTCTCTTCCTTGAAGGTGGTTTCCAGGACGCCCGCACGGGTGCCGCCGATACCGCGCGCGTAGGCCAGCGCGATCTCCTTGGCGTGGCCGCTGGCATCCTGCTCGACGGCGAAGATGCTGGGCATGCCCGCACCGTCGGCGTAGACCCGGCGCAACATGTGACCGGGGCCTTTGGGAGCCACCAGGAACACGTCCACGTCAGTGGGCGGCTTGATGCGCCCAAAGTGGATGTTGAAGCCGTGCCCGAAGGCCAGCGCCTTGCCCGCCGTGAGATGCGGCTCGATGCTCTCGGCGTAGGTCTTGGGCTGGTTCTCGTCGGGAATGAGGAGCATGACCACGTCGGCTTCCTTCACCGCATCCTCGATGGTCGCCACACGCAGGCCTGCTTGCTCGGCTTTGGCCTTGCTGCTGCTGCCGCCCCGCAGACCGACGACCACGTTCAGGCCGCTGTCACGCAGGTTCTGGGCGTGGGCGTGGGCCTGTGAGCCGTAGCCGATGATGGCGATCAGCTTGTCTTCGATGGGCGTCAGTGAAACGTCTTTGTCGTAGTACATTTTTGCGGCCATGTGGGTCTCCTTGGATGGGGGTTCTCGTGCCGCC
This portion of the Deinococcus rubellus genome encodes:
- a CDS encoding SWIM zinc finger family protein; translated protein: MTDDAQKLPLLSAAVVLLWSGANEVKKGRSYVRHLDQLTAEPLDVGWQLGGHAYGTDDYRTSATLEKNRVARARCSCPVGGRGGCKHVAALLTRFSESPGDFQRLSPLSEMLAPLSAEALRGLVEQLLVAAPDLRVLAERLASGRAPQGSQSVSITSLFFQLERRQPQNHWDDDEGLDTTALDGVMDEADVLWETQPEQALAIYLEMLEQIEQATTGWAEAYGDPFEELFQSAVDGVLSLVGEARLAEPVRSQAVAAIFNIKNLLGLVGSDELADFAAELSQTEHAGLLRHLQQAHDRSRFQYEREQLAQTLLKLIPKACQTPAQREALLLSNGDDVQVAEYFLTDDPQTGQPDLAQRRKLLNYFTQTSPLSPLEPLFGLFEHHAAESVLEQILAVRLGQPHAFRHFSPEHHWLLSRYAATQRREQAFELAWKGLLATASPEWERLAQSVSLDWARDWKKALAAFEQRPGLNGLGNAQLLALLLEGDHDLSEVEAYDRRHQGRYASAYIISGMLGRSVVSMREQLAQQLGEVPDHHARAADIYLDLAAQLTSQRGREQYRAAAQHLRRLAALIGKEAAREKIAAFAGANKNLRALQEELHKARLL
- the ilvC gene encoding ketol-acid reductoisomerase → MAAKMYYDKDVSLTPIEDKLIAIIGYGSQAHAHAQNLRDSGLNVVVGLRGGSSSKAKAEQAGLRVATIEDAVKEADVVMLLIPDENQPKTYAESIEPHLTAGKALAFGHGFNIHFGRIKPPTDVDVFLVAPKGPGHMLRRVYADGAGMPSIFAVEQDASGHAKEIALAYARGIGGTRAGVLETTFKEETETDLFGEQSVLCGGVTHLIQAGFETLVEAGYQPEIAYFETLHEVKLIVDLIYEKGFEGMRHSISNTAEYGDYVTGPRIITGETKATMKEVLGDIQSGKFAQSFIKDAESGFPYMNEQRGKMRDHQLEVVGKELRDMMPFITKKELEV